The Hordeum vulgare subsp. vulgare chromosome 7H, MorexV3_pseudomolecules_assembly, whole genome shotgun sequence DNA window CAAGAAATCCATGGGTGATAAAATTACGAAGTTTGCTTATATTTTAACCAAGGATGTAAGCTGTAAACATATTGTCCTTGTTACCTCAACGATAGTGTATAAATTCAATGTTGAGTTCGATGATTAAATGCACTCCGATTAAAATTTAGAGAGAGATTATATTTTTTGTACAAATAAAGTAGAATAGTGCATGACTCCAGTGAGGAAAACGAAACAAATCACTCATCAAATCAATACATGGGATGCGTCTTGTATGGCAATTTATTATTATTCGGGAAATAGGAATTGTATTGTCCGTCTTTCTCATGATCTTAAAATACTAAAGAAGCTAGAACATGAATTTTTTACTCTAACATGATGTATGCAATTATTTAAATTAATAAGCTAAGGGAATGTTGCATTGATCGTTGACATGGAATCTTCTTATTCTTAGACCGGCCATCCCTGACTTTGTACCACACGACCTGGAGATACTGATTGACACTATGAACATCCGTTTTTGTGCATTATGACTTATGGAATACTTGATAAATAAAGAACCATCTATAGCTGCGCGTCTTGCCAAATAACTGGATTTTGTTCATCTAAGTAAACATCTAAACATGGTCAGTACAAATCTAGTAGGAAAGTAATCATATAGATTAAACCAAGTTCTAATAGTAAAGAAATTATAATATCCACATAGGCGCACAACTGGCATTTGAGTAGATTATATACAATGAAGAGAAGAATGAACCATAAACTATTTAGGAGTAACACGATATTAGAAGAAATCAGATCCAAGTATAATAGGATCAGAAAAAACTGTTATAGCTGTTTGCTCTAAACCGTTCCTTCAAAATAGCTGATGTTAAAATTTAGTCAACTATAGTTGGCAAGAAAAAATTTAACTACTACTTGGCCGATCATAAAAGAAATTGAGGGCCAAAACTTGCGTGCACCAATTTTGTAGCAGTAAAGATCAGGCAGATGAGGATCGATTTTGTTTAAAGTACATAATCGAAAATAATGGCTGTTAGACAAACTGTTTAGTATACACACAACAAAATAACTAATGCTACTGTTACATGATGAGTATAAATATTCTATGCGATTCACTTTGTTGATAAGAATCTGCATGTAGCAAATCTAGCATGTAGGAGAAATACCTGCACAACCGAAGCTACTCTTACTTAGAGTATACCATGTAATGCACTGTGTCTTAAATATAGCTATTTTCTCTAAACAATCATCAGAAAAGAAAAGACCCACTCATAGCTATTTTCTCTAAACAATCATCAGAAAACATTACGTCAAAGGCTCAAAGTCTCAAGCACATGCATAAGGAGCAGGTACAGGTAGACAGAGGGATGTTTGAAACTGACTGGAGAAAAGTGATATATGCTGCAACATTTATTGTATTGTGCCACGCGAGTAATGCATGTAGATGGGGGTCAGCTTCGTGCTTGTTATGTGGATGGATGGCAAGCTATTGCTTCTTGCAAGTCACATGCAATAGTTGGTGTCAGCATGTGGTTGCATGACACGCTGAAATTTAACTCACGCATAGTCTCGCACCTTGATCAACCTCTATGAAAAATATGCACCAAGAAATTGAAGCAAACCACCGACTCTTCCTTGCCGGTCTTCATGATAGtgatgtggtcgttgttgttccaAGAGGACGTTGCTAGGCACTGAGGTACATGCTTAGAAGATGGCTGCAGGAGGTAAGGGTACAGTGGGGGCAATTGCCGGTCTGAGGCGCATCATAGTTACTTGGGAGGTGGCAGCCATGTAACGTGCAGAAAaggaactgcagaagatagacagTGGAGGAGATTCGAGAATCAATCCATGGAGACTAAAGGACTGTTCGGCAGCCCTCCGCTCAGCGGAGCGCTTGGAGCGGCTCCATGAATTAGCGATGAAATCCCCTCCGCTCCGAAGTGGAGCCGAGAGTCTCCGAACGCGCGCTAAGGCCGTACCTATTCCTGCATATTGACTTTGATCGAAACTTGTCAGGAAAGAAATTGTTGGACTTGAAGTCCTCTTCGCACAAATCTTGCTACCCCACTTTCAAGACGTAAATAATAAATTTTCCACCAACACCGAGTCAAGAATCAGGTTGGAGAACACATGGAGAACCTGGGCGGAACGTACACATGCTCATGTATTTTATTGGACATCAACAGACGAACCAATCCACGACAATAGGTAAATGTGGAAGAGAATCAGCAGCAGAAATCGAAAGTCGAAGAGCTTGCGCAGATCTTCGAGATTCAATCCATAGAAAGCAAGAAAAAAAAGCTGAATCCAAAACCAAAAGAGAACCTCATCCAGAAAACCAAAACCAAAGGAGAACCTCATCTTGATCCAGATCTCAGGGGAAGGGGTGATAGTAGAGATTTCACGCTGCAAGATCTGCTTCATGCAAGATCTGCTTCAGATTGTTGTTGTTTTAAATAACAAATTGTCCACCATCACCCAATCAAGAATCAGATTGGAGGAAACATGGAGAATCTGGGCGGAACCCACACATGCTCATGTGTTTTATTGGATATCAACAGACGAAGCAATCCAAGACAGTAGGAAAACGTGGGAGAGAATCAGCAGCAGAAATCAAGCAAAGGCGAAGAGCTTGCGGTGATCTTTGAGATTCAATCcgtagaaagaaagaaaaaaaaactgaatCCAAAACCAAAAGAGAACCTCATCCTGATCCAGAGAACCAAAACCAAAGGAGAACCTCATCTTGATCCAGATCTCGTGGGGAGGGGTGATAGTAGAGATTTCAAGCCGCAAGATCTGCTtcatattgttgttgttttttctaaCGGGGAGAAGGAGATTGACATTGACGTGGTTCCTTTGGTTTTCTATAAGAAAAGAGTACGCTCAGATTGTTGTTGTATTTTCCTAACGGGGAGAGAGATGGAGATTCTGATTGACGTGGCTCCTTTGGATTtctagaagaaaaaaataggccAGCTGGGTTAATCTCCACCGTAATAATTTGGTCCCACCAAAATAAACGGCTCATAAAttctaattaacgtggtaattCTTTGAGAGTGCctaattagtataggtatagactagtacaaatgcccgtgcgttgcaccgggcgaAAAAAGGGACACAACCTGTCATGTGTCATtgtgcatcatttttataatCAATTTAATATACATCAATAATAAGGTTAAACTAAATATAGAAAAATGCCCGTGCATTGCAATGGGTAATAAAACTGTGAATTGTGGCCTTGAAATCAAGTCATTGATACCATAACATAATGATTATAAATAGTGTACAACCAACATTATTAACTGAAATCGAATAAAATTACTCGCAGGCTGCACTTCAAAATCAGTAAAAGGGCTCATgctttgcaacgggagaaaaaacccACCATCTTCAATGACGATGACCatattatgttcatatctcatcacatgatttcaaaaatttattcacaaatgcaaaaaaatatttcttttttTCAATTTTATTCACAATCCACAATtgaaacaatgttcatatttttaaaaaaatatcatgttgtcaaaaaacttggcaactcaaaaaattattctaaattttaagaaacgttttttaaaaatatattgtAATATTCCGCTCCACCCGACAAtttattcttcaaaattcactcagGTATATAATGAAAAAGTCTCAGAAGCATTATTGTTGAACTACATATATTCGatcattcgtgaacatttttacaaatttggAAACAATTTTACAACCGAGAACATTCTTTactatttataaacatttttttaaattccaaacaatattttatattacgaactgttttcaagtattttcttgtgaattggcgaataattcattttttgaattatcaaacatttttttaattgcattaaagaaattgctcaaaatgatggacttttttttATTCATGATTGTTTTCGCGAAAATTACGATTTTgttaatatgcaaacatttttacaaaaatcccgaacaatttttgaattcacaaacattttatgttttatcaaaaatttatgtaaatataattttttgaatttcgaattgtttttttgatttatttgaattagagaaaataaaaatgaactgataaataataagtaaaaaaactaaaaaacacGCACCCGCCCATGGGCTGGCCAAATGGGCGTGCTGTTTATTTTCTAGAGAGCAGAGCGTAGTATAGCTGGTCCCTatagttgggccggcccatgcgacgATTTCCTGCAAAACGTTTTTTATAACTTATAGGTGGCATGGGTTGGTAATATTAGACAATTTTAAAGAcaattttaatgacgtaccacataagtaataggtgctttattaataggtaaataTATCATTTCAGTTACTGCAGATTAAGAAATACATATGCCATAAATATTCAACATATACAGTTTACACTGATCAATAAGGCTAAATAAGGATAGTATCATACTACCACTAATAAAAGGTAAAAAAAGTTGTAACTAATATAAGCCTTCATGTTTGAAACTTCAATAAGGTCTTCAGAAATAATGTTGATGGAAATATTCGTGTAAATTAAGTTTGCAGAACTTACATGCTCCTCAGAGTGGGTATGCATGAGTTGAAGGTCTCCAGATTCTGAAGCAACCCAGACCTTTACAGTCTTGTCCAGAGAGCAAGAAAGTAACTTCTGACCCCAACAAAGCTCAGAAGTAACAGCAGCCTTATGCTCAGAGAGTGTTTGGACACACTGAAGATTTTTAAGGTCCCATACCTGATAAATACCCAGAATATATCAGACACAAACATAGCATTTAGTAGCCAACAGAAATCAGCGGATGTGCAGCATTTTCGTACTCTGATTGTCTTGTCAAGTGAGCCAGAGTAAAGCCTTGTTGTTGAGACAGCAAGTGAAATCACATGACGGTCATGGCCAGCGAGGATTGCCACCTGTTCCGAGTTGATGTCCTTAGCAGGAAATTTCCAAGCCTTGATGCGCCCGTCCGCCGTGCCAGCAAACATCATCACATCCTTGATAGTCATGGAACAAACAAGCCCAGAAGGTCCCTGAAGACTTAGCTTCATCCCTGTCTTTATGTTCCATGCGTGGAAGCCATCGGAGCAACGAAGAACAATAGTTCAACACCCAATAGCACTTCAATATATAGCAAAATTGACTTGCACTCCCAGTAAAATTGAGAATACCTCCACGGATTTTGGTATTCCAACAAATACTCACTTGTCGTGAGTGATCATACAGCCAATCTTCCCTCCCATCTTGATGACATCAACGCACTATTGCAGAAACATTAAGAATAGAAAGGGCAACACAGCAGATTAGAAACTCtcgctctttttttttctctactACACAACAATCTTTTCTTAAATTTCTCCTTTTTCCTGAAGAATCTTCTCTTCTTAAAGCTCATCTCTCGTTTTTCCCTTTCTTTTTTACTCTTTTTTTCTTGCTATTAAACATATGGCCATCTGGCAATCAGAGTGCAACTTTAACCGCAGAGAGTTTTGCCTGTCAGGTAACCAGCCTGATCGCCTCCCGAAACTGATCTCGTGTACACTGATCACGACAAACAGGCGAAAAGCCTCCAAGGCAAATCAATCTGACATGTCCTCAACCCCAGGCGTGCCAAATGACAACCTGATCTGAACCAACGGATACATCAGGCGCACAGAGGAATTAGAGGAGCTCCTCAGTTGATCAAGCAGTCAGCACACATCAACCATCATAGACGATGCACAATTTGAGCCCATCGGCACATCAACCACCTCAAGCAACCAGAGTTAATCCCCAATTGAACAGGCAGCAGAACTCAACCGCCACACGTAATGCAGGAATCAATAGAGACATGACCTCAAAGGTGAACTGAGCATAACGAGTCTGAGGGGAATGCCAAGAGCGGATAGCCCAGCTACCTTGCCAGATTTGTCGTCCCTTACGCGAACAGAGCCGTCGGCACTGCCAGAGTAGAGCTTGTCGGACCCCATCGGCATGGAGATTCCAGTAATGGCCTGCAGCATCCGATAAAAACCGTAAGAGCCCCATAGCATGATCCTGGTGCCTTTTCTCTCAGCTTTCAGATTGAACAATTACTCGCAGCAAAGCAAATTCTTAACAATTATACAAAGAGACAACGGGCCTGCTAATTATCCAACCAATTACAAATTATTTGTATACTTTTTAACAATTATACAAATTATTTACAAAGTAACAATGGGCTTGCTAATTTGACGCAAACATGGCATCTGAGTAATCAATCGGAACAGCGCAGCGTTACGATAGTGCGATTTCGCAGAGGGGTGGGGAAACAGCCACACACCTCCTTGTTGTCCAGCGAGGGCGCAGAGGAAAGCGAAACCGCCGCAGCCACGGGCCTCCTCGACGCGCGGCTCCTGGATCGGCTCTGGACTCGTCCCCGCCGGCTTGGGATCCGTCTTCTGGTCCGACTTCCTCGGGTCTCCAGGGCGCCGTCGTGTAGGTGCAGGGGCTGCGGCGCCGCGACTCGATCcgcgaggggagggagggaggggaagtaCCAGATCGGCCATCTTGACGAGGCCCTTGAGGCGGGGGTCGTTCTTGATGTTGAGGTGGTGGAAGGAGATGTGTCTGGCGAGGtggggaggcggcggctcgaCGAGGTGGCGGATCTTGTCGGAGTAGACGTCGACGGCGAGGACGACGTGGGGGGTCTCGGCCATGAGCTTCTCGCAGAGGTGGGAGCCGATGAAGCCGCCGGTGCCGATCATGCAGATGGTGAGCGGCGGCACGGCGCCGCCGTCTAGATCCACCCTGCCCCCGCTCGCCATGCTCTCGCTCCCTCGCTCCCCCGACGGTGGATGGAAAGAAGGAATGGCGTGGGGGCGCCGCGAGCGGGACGGGGGAGATTTCATCGCTGGCGCTCACGCTGACGGCCGCCGCGGGCAGGACGGGGAAGATGACTAATATCAGGACTGCGGTTTGATTTCGAGAAAACAGAAGGGTTTTATGTAAAAGTGGGGCGACGGAGGGCAAAAGCActacgtgctttattattagggagagatagatAAAGATGTACAGGGTCGTAGTCAACCCGTGAGCCGTCAGATCGGTTTTGCCTCACGATTCGTGCTTTTGGCCAGCCCGCAGTTTTTGCGCGGCCCGCTTACTGATCTGCGTGAGGCCTGTTTTAGATTTTTGCGTGCCTAGTGTACAGCCCAGGTCCGTCTTTTCGTTTTGTCTAGGTTTTGTTGTGTGTCCGGTTTTCCTTTGTCGCGGTGCGCGAAAGAAGACCGGCGGCGGCTGTGGTGGCCACCGGTGCGCGAAGGAGGTCGAGATCTGCGGCGGCCACAGGCGCGCGAGTTCGGCTCAGGTGTGATCCCGGTGTAATGTCAGGACCCGGCTAGTTATAAGAGAATTTGTATATGTGACAAAGGAAAATAGTCTCTCTCATCTGATTTGTATTGCAGTATATTCGGTATAAGAGTATATGCTCTGCTCGATGGCAAGATAATAGAAGATTGATGATACCTCTCAGCCACAGCCTGGCTGCTTTATAAGCTAAGGTTTTAACCAACCGGTAAACAGTAAACGGGTTTACTACAGTAACTATCTAACAGCTAGCGACGAAACGGTAAGTGAGGCGCGATCCAGGCCATTGGCTTCCATACTCTCTTTTTGTCTGAACTGAAACTATAACTGAACCTTGGCCCTGACATTGCCCCCTTCTGGAACACGACGTGTCCTCATAGTGTTGTAGCGTCTTGGCGCCATTGTTGCGTCGTCGCCTTGAAGAACTCAGTAAATTATAGTTGATGAAGTCTGCATCTTCCCACGTAGCCTCCTCCGGCGATAGGTTTTCCCATTGTATGAGCCACCGGACAACAGGTTTGTTGTTTCGTGGGACCTGTCGCACCTGGAGAACTCCTGCTGGACTCGTCTTGATGGTGCCATCAGAATTAACCATTGGGAGATTAGAACTTGGTATTGAATGTTCTCCAATGTGTTTCTTTAACTCACTGACATGAAACGTTGGGTGTATCTTGACATGATCAGGAAATTGAAGTTTGTAACCTGAATTGCCATATGGTATAATAATGCTTATGTTGGTGTTGCtttacatcacaatgagctttatTTGTTATCACTTCGTAAAAAGGTGCATTACTGTGTAATGTGAATGAGCAAGATTCCTCATTGaacaaagaacaaaagaagaaaaaaagaaaactcaTGACTCCTCGAAATTATGGCACTGTTGTTTCGGCCATATTTCGAAAGGGAGGATACAAAAACTAACTAAAAGTGAGATTCTTCCTCCACTATAGTTCTCAGATTTAGAAGAATGCATTGATTGTGTTAAAGGAAAGTATGTAAAACAAATTAAAAAGGGTGTAAACCGAAGCACCGGAACACTAGAAATCATCCACACTGACATTTGTGGAACATTTTCTGTGAAAAGCGTGGATGGCCATGACTCGTTCATAACATTCACATATGATTACTCCCGTTTCAGTTatatttatccaatcaaagaaagaaatgaagcattggataaattaaaaaaattccaagctgaagttgaaaattagcttgacaaaagaataaagatagtgagatctgatcgtggggggagtactacggtcgacacactccatatggccaagtccctggaccttttgcaaagttcttgTAGGAGACTGGCATAGTAGCCCAGTATTCAATGTCGGGcgagcctcagcaaaatggagtagATGAAAGGCGTAACCGTACCCTTATGGATATGGTGCGTATCATGATGAGTTACTCCAACGCGCCATTGTGATTatggatggaggcgcttaaaaccgccattcacattctcaatagagtgccaagcaagtcggtgcccaaaacaccgtACGAGCTATGGACAGAAAAAGTACCATCCTTGCAACACTTCAAGGTGTGGGGGTGCCCAGCTGAGGCCAAGAGGTTTAATCCAAACATTGCAAAATTAGATCCCAAAACAGTGAGTTGCCACTTCATTGACTATCCTGATAGATCAAAGGGTTTTCATTTCTACTGTCCAgaaagatacacaaagtttgtagaaaTGATACATGCggtcttcttagaggacgaaaTGATGAAGGGGAGCATGGTAGCtcggaaaattgatcttgaggagaagagggtgcatgcaCCTAATCCAGTGATTCAAGAGACATTTTTCGCACTACTCGTTGTAACTCCAACCATGACAACTATGGGAGAAGATCCGGAATATGTGCTTCAGGATCCGACTGAACCTGTTGTTGAACATGAAAGGGAGGTACAACAACCAATTTTAGAGGATGTGCCAAAGAATGAGGCACTTAGAAAGTCTAACAGAACTATAAGATCAGCTAGTAATGCTAATTATAAAGTTTATAACACATAATTGGttcatatggaaggtgatcccactTCATATGAAGAAGCCATGAGAAGTCCTCACTCATTGAAGTGGCTGGAGGCAATGAAAGACGAGATGAACTCGATGAGTTCCAacgatgtttgggacttagaaaTTATTCCTAAAGGAGCCAAAACAATAGGTtgtaaatgggtctacaaaacaaaatatgactctaatgAGAATATAGAAAAATATAAAGCACGACTcgtgcactagtggggacggggcctttagccccggcccgtaaggggctttagtcccggttcaccaaccgggactaaaggggcgggactaaaggcctaacctttagtcccggccctgttacaagccgggactaaaggtgctccacgtgggcgcctcgtaacgccccaggggcaggacctttagtcccggttcattacaCGGACCgtgactaaagagtttgagattttgcttatttttggtttttttgaatgaaattatttttgggttttagggtttaggtgttcgggagattaacgtgatgcctcgtttggtgttcgggaattagttttcatataatttaaatagaaataattatgcatatatataagataacttatcttacaagcgagcatatatatacaattatatggagatctgaattattgggactagagcccgtctattcgattacatggacgaacatcagtaatggcccctagctacactaaatcgtcctttgtcatctatagcttccgtcctcagaaaggtcgcaagctcctctgcaacagcaatcgcgcgttgctctggtaggaccttcgtcctcatggccgtgtactatataagaagaggagatgaatatgaatatcaatcatgataacaaagaataacgggtaaaaatagaggtgtgaatgttcattgcttacgtcgaatctgtgatccttgtgctcagaggtaaacgtgcgaatggtctcgcaaacatagtatccgcatagatgcgttccccgtggctgctggtcgcactttacgagaatagaatatatataatcaaaataataatctagcatcataaatgtattgaaaatagaagtatatcatactactacttacctgagccgctctaaaggtcagcttctcaggaaagttaccgggagtcacgcacttgaaccgcttccaaaccctgcccgacaaggataatgatttgctaagtttttcattaattgatatatcagaaaatcatcgaaagagaccgatagagcgcaagaatgattgaaattgccCTTGGAGGATGTCCTGTAGGCTTTgaactgtttcaagggtctcgataatgggtcgaaggcatcaactcttcccttatcaatttgaatgtccaacaaaatccaatggaagctgcacatgtatatatatatatgtgtgtgtgtgtgtgtgtgtgtgtgtcagtaacttatcaattacacttataagtgaatggacacaacagagtaaagaccctcacctgaagctgtatggaaacagtatgtggtcatagaaatttggatctgttagaaaccttagaaggttttcctccgtctccttgggtttatcagttagcgtcgctatatgtattttatctgggtcaataaacccaatatttaggatgttcttacttttacaatccagaatcttcattctgcataatagagtacaagttatatatagacaatgaattgaaataactaaacaagttatatgtagacaacgaattgaaaaacttacacacaatagcaactcgtaagcgatttgtcgagggcgtcgccattgtacatctgcaagagttcatcaaagtcgatatggatttcttcggggcggccgtagtactcccgtgggacattcaccacgatcatcgttctcccattctttgattcacttaagtaccatgtatgcaagtaacgcatatttcttggaagatcatctttgctgaccaaaggctctcccatgacaaattgtggcttaggggctaccacagccttggataacctgtcgtcttgggaagccaaaacatcttcaaccgagacaccccattcagccgcccacttctttgctatttcaaaagcttgtccctgcaccggagggggaacattctcggttaacaccttgaggggtgggattgactgtttggcctgttgtccaagccgaggaacgtctgattttttcttgcttgtagttgaaattgatttgctcccacttgcacttgcacgtgatctgctctttttcacttccttctgcaatgtgcgtgtatagtcatcaggcttatggtgtaagtcatactgtgatggaagggtcgtgaagtattttgcaaatgctatttgcttctcggtgtatcccgggcggggctcgggttccttctttttcatctgcgcttgaagaaaaaattgaaaataattgaggataagaatatggaactggagttgcatgtcgccgatgtcatcgatgatcgcaagatgaagatcgatgcgatgcggttgaagatggatgcaatgcgcttgaagatggatgaaatgcgcttgaagattaggaatattagaaaatatgccattgataaagaggcttggtatcattatgctgttgggtcaattgttaccttagttgcgattttgatcgcattttttgttttatttaaatgttttacatagttgtatgttgttttatgagagaactttatgtatttattttttgcaataataacatttgatcactactgttctttggctttaatgtgatgatgaacttttattaatttggtcatatgttctgcaataataacatttgatcactactgttctttcaacaatttctgacttcatttggcatatttcgtgcatttactttttttttgagctaggtgaccctgaaattgaaaagcactacaaatgaactctgaaaatgttgaaagttggcatgctaccatcatttcacccacatagcatgtgttaaaaagttgagagggctacgacaaaaactggatgcacttcgtgtacaaaacagacaatctctctcgaagtatgagggtttcgaacgagaactcatctcttacaaagggatttcatttttttgaacttatttgaactccatactttttgtgtgttcaaaatgcaccattcaaaggcacatcacaaaatttcaacaatttctcacttcatttggtattcttcgtgcatttacttatttatttttgagctagttgaccctgaaattgaaaagcactacaaatgaactctgaaaatgttgaaagttggcatgctatcatcatttcacccacatagcatgtgttaaaaagttgagagggctaccacaaaaactggatgcacttcgtgtacagctcatctccaacggtgtcgtcattcatgagatgtgtctgcaaccaactgccgaaagtcttctcgtgttcccctttaatccaagagtcagccttccccgggttttcggagcatagaatattcttgtgtctcacgatatacggagccaccacagtggaattgtgtagaactgtgtagtgtgcttgagagaaagaatgcccgtccatacatacttttgctttccttcctagtgtgccttttcctgtcagcctaccctcataccgagattcaggaagaccaatcggcttaaggtcaggaagaaagttcacacaaaactcaatgacctcctgtgttccatagcccttggagaagcttccttctggcctagcacggttatgaacatatttctttaagactcccatgaacctctcgaaggggaacatattgtgtagaaacacaggaccgagaattctaatctctttgactaggtgaactaggaggtgtgtcattatattgaagaaggatggcgggaacaacaactcaaagctgaccagacattggaccacatcaatctgtaaccctgatagactttctcgattgattaccttatgagaaattgcattgaggaatgcacataccttcacaattgccaggcgaacattttctggtagaattcccctcaatgcaaccggaagcaattgcgtcataagcacgtggcagtcatgagactttaggttttggaattttttgtctttcatatttacgattccctttatattcgacgagaagccagtcgggaccttgatattgaaaaggacttcaaagaagatttccttctcttccttagtaagagcgtagctggcacgcccttgaaactgccctggatgcatgccatctcttcctttatgacgttcctggtcctcccgtgcttccggtgtatcttttgacttcccatacaagcccaggaagcctagaatattcacgcagagattcttcgtcaggcgcatcacgtcgattgccgagcggacctcatggacttcccagtagggtacctcccaaaatatagatttcttcttccacatgggtacgcgcttatcagggccgttaggaacatattggctgccaggaccctttccaaagattacttttaaatctttgaccatatcaaatacttcagcaccagt harbors:
- the LOC123408068 gene encoding zinc finger CCCH domain-containing protein 17-like, which produces TIVLRCSDGFHAWNIKTGMKLSLQGPSGLVCSMTIKDVMMFAGTADGRIKAWKFPAKDINSEQVAILAGHDRHVISLAVSTTRLYSGSLDKTIRVWDLKNLQCVQTLSEHKAAVTSELCWGQKLLSCSLDKTVKVWVASESGDLQLMHTHSEEHEIVAWAGPTIGTSYTTLCSLENKQHAHLASPWAGACFLVFLLIIYQFIFIFSNSNKSKKQFDSFSARYMAATSQVTMMRLRPAIAPTVPLPPAAIF
- the LOC123409149 gene encoding uncharacterized protein LOC123409149, which gives rise to MKSPPSRSRRPHAIPSFHPPSGERGSESMASGGRVDLDGGAVPPLTICMIGTGGFIGSHLCEKLMAETPHVVLAVDVYSDKIRHLVEPPPPHLARHISFHHLNIKNDPRLKGLVKMADLVLPLPPSPRGSSRGAAAPAPTRRRPGDPRKSDQKTDPKPAGTSPEPIQEPRVEEARGCGGFAFLCALAGQQGGHYWNLHADGVRQALLWQCRRLCSRKGRQIWQGSWAIRSWHSPQTRYAQFTFEVMSLLIPALRVAVEFCCLFNWGLTLVA